A genomic window from Lotus japonicus ecotype B-129 chromosome 1, LjGifu_v1.2 includes:
- the LOC130729478 gene encoding carotenoid cleavage dioxygenase 7, chloroplastic: MPTTPSLPKMQAKLVHNSPTYIPPLIRPPPVNQAALPLVTKPRAVSISVPITSIVVPVPVSIPIPDSTPPSVELDDSIVAPWDYQFLFMSQRSETTQPITLRVVDGAVPADFPTGTYYLTGPGILSDDHGSTVHPLDGHGYLRAFTFDNNVTNKVKYMAKYIRTEAQLEEHDPKTNTWKFTHRGPFSVLKGGKKVGNTKVMKNVANTSVLKWGEKLLCMWEGGEPYEMESGTLDTIGRYNMMDDCDLDDHENPGDHDVWDVAASLLKPILYGVFKMPPRRLLSHYKIDSVRSRLLTVSCNAEDMLLPRSHFTFSEYDSNFQLVQKQKFKIPDHLMIHDWAFTDTHYIVFANRIKLDIPGSMAAVYGTSPMIAALKVNPSKSTSPIYLLPRFPENSKCKERDWRVPVEVPSQLWLIHVGNAFQVTHAHGNLDIQIQATACSYQWFNFRKLFGYNWQKQNLDPSIMNIEGDSELLPHLVQVSIRLDSDYNCQECDVKPMQKWKKSSDFPITNPAFSGKENRYLYAATTLGSRKSLPSFPFDTVVKLDLVSDSVQTWTVDSRKFIGEPIFVPKGDQEDDGYLLVVEYAVSKQRCYLVILNPRQIGAEDALVARLEIPMHLNFPLGFHGFWAPN, from the exons ATGCCAACAACACCCTCTCTCCCAAAAATGCAAGCCAAACTTGTTCACAACAGCCCAACATACATTCCTCCCCTCATAAGGCCACCTCCGGTAAACCAAGCCGCCTTGCCGCTGGTAACCAAACCTCGAGCAGTGTCCATATCCGTACCCATTACCAGCATAGTCGTTCCAGTACCGGTTTCAATTCCGATTCCAGATTCAACGCCGCCATCTGTAGAGCTTGATGACTCCATAGTTGCCCCATGGGACTACCAATTCTTATTCATGTCACAACGATCGGAAACCACTCAACCTATCACCCTACGTGTTGTGGATGGTGCAGTACCGGCCGATTTTCCGACCGGTACATACTATCTAACCGGACCTGGGATTCTCTCCGACGATCACGGATCGACGGTGCATCCCTTGGACGGCCATGGATACCTAAGAGCATTCACTTTTGATAATAATGTTACTAACAAAGTCAAATACATGGCTAAGTACATTAGAACCGAGGCTCAATTGGAGGAGCATGACCCTAAGACCAACACGTGGAAATTCACTCATAGAGGTCCATTTTCTGTGTTGAAAGGTGGGAAAAAGGTTGGGAATACTAAGGTCATGAAAAATGTGGCTAACACTAGTGTGTTGAAGTGGGGGGAGAAGCTCCTGTGTATGTGGGAAGGTGGTGAACCATACGAGATGGAATCCGGTACATTGGATACGATCGGGCGATACAACATGATGGACGATTGTGATTTGGATGATCATGAGAACCCCGGTGATCATGATGTTTGGGATGTTGCTGCTAGCTTACTCAAGCCTATATTGTATG GAGTGTTTAAGATGCCCCCAAGGAGACTCTTGTCTCACTATAAAATTGATTCCGTCAGGAGCAGGCTACTCACGGTATCATGCAATGCAGAGGACATGTTGCTTCCACGCAGTCATTTTACATTCAGTG AGTATGATTCTAATTTCCAGTTAGTACAGAAGCAAAAGTTCAAAATCCCAGATCACTTGATGATCCATGATTGGGCCTTCACGGATACCCACTACATAGTATTTGCCAATCGCATCAAACTTGATATACCAG GATCAATGGCAGCAGTATATGGGACATCTCCAATGATAGCAGCATTAAAAGTGAACCCAAGTAAGAGCACATCACCTATATACTTGCTTCCTCGGTTTCCAGAAAATTCAAAATGCAAAGAGAGAGATTGGAGAGTGCCAGTTGAAGTACCTTCACAGTTGTGGCTGATTCATGTTGGCAATGCCTTTCAAGTTACACATGCTCATGGGAATTTGGACATTCAAATACAAGCCACTGCTTGCTCTTACCAGTGGTTCAATTTCCGCAAATTGTTTG GATACAACTGGCAAAAACAGAACCTAGACCCATCCATAATGAATATAGAAGGTGACAGTGAGTTATTGCCCCATCTTGTTCAG GTATCAATAAGATTAGATTCTGACTACAATTGCCAAGAATGTGATGTGAAGCCCATGCAGAAATGGAAGAAATCATCAGATTTCCCCATTACCAATCCTGCATTTTCTGGCAAGGAAAACAGATATCTCTATGCTGCAACTACCTTAGGATCCCGCAAAAGCTTGCCAAGTTTTCCTTTTGATACTGTTGTTAAATTAGATCTAGTGAGTGATTCTGTGCAAACTTGGACTGTTGATAGTAGAAAATTTATTGGTGAGCCTATTTTTGTTCCAAAAGGAGACCAAGAAGATGATGGCTACCTTCTTGTTGTTGAG TATGCTGTTTCTAAGCAGAGATGTTATCTCGTCATCTTGAATCCAAGGCAGATAGGAGCTGAAGATGCCCTTGTTGCAAGACTTGAAATTCCAATGCATTTAAATTTTCCTCTAGGTTTTCATGGTTTCTGGGCACCTAATTGA